From Halapricum desulfuricans, a single genomic window includes:
- a CDS encoding HalOD1 output domain-containing protein, with product MGASDLAEPATFNVVNTVAETKGVSPEDLTPLADVIDPDALEALFDSPSDHRQELRFEYEGCTVIVTNDTGVTVRAHADQHAANPPVN from the coding sequence ATGGGAGCCTCTGATCTGGCGGAGCCTGCTACCTTCAACGTGGTAAATACCGTTGCCGAGACGAAGGGCGTTTCGCCCGAAGACCTTACACCCCTTGCGGACGTCATCGATCCGGATGCACTCGAGGCGCTGTTCGATTCTCCGTCGGATCATCGACAGGAGTTGCGGTTCGAGTACGAAGGTTGCACTGTGATCGTAACGAACGACACAGGAGTCACGGTGCGTGCACACGCCGACCAACACGCTGCAAACCCACCAGTCAACTGA
- a CDS encoding GNAT family N-acetyltransferase — protein sequence MEIKRVTLDEWGQLLPASGFEVFHTPEALSVLDSHTSGDLQLLGGFKGTSPVALLPVFVRELSVGRAVFSPPPGMGVPRLGPIVMPNSPKRSKQEAVTRAFIEGVIEELDANDPLSLLRMQCGLSFTDPRPFHWEGFHVEPAFTYLVDVDKPDLETILESFSRSRRREFRRAAETELTVTREGLEAAERIVDHVGNRYDERDDIGQVAWPYVRDLLDALPDRSRVYVARDSTGEYLSGIITLISDGMVYFWQGGVSESYETTDDGDGSTVSVNSLVHRTIIEDTLMDPEFSNVGYYDLVGANTRRLCAYKSKFGGQLSPYYVVESSGMSTTLAKAGYRFLTRHR from the coding sequence ATGGAAATCAAACGAGTGACGCTGGACGAGTGGGGACAGCTGCTCCCGGCGTCCGGGTTCGAGGTGTTTCACACTCCGGAAGCGCTGTCAGTTCTCGATTCCCACACGAGCGGCGACTTACAGTTGCTCGGCGGTTTCAAAGGGACGTCCCCGGTCGCCCTGTTGCCGGTGTTCGTCCGCGAACTGTCTGTCGGTCGGGCGGTCTTCTCCCCGCCGCCGGGGATGGGCGTGCCGCGTCTCGGGCCGATCGTCATGCCCAACAGCCCCAAGCGGAGCAAGCAGGAAGCGGTCACACGCGCGTTCATCGAGGGCGTGATCGAAGAACTCGACGCGAACGATCCGCTGTCGCTGCTCAGAATGCAGTGTGGTCTGTCGTTCACTGATCCCCGTCCCTTTCACTGGGAGGGGTTCCACGTGGAACCGGCGTTCACGTATCTCGTCGACGTCGACAAGCCGGATCTCGAGACGATCCTCGAGTCGTTCAGCCGGAGCCGTCGCCGGGAGTTTCGGCGGGCGGCCGAGACGGAACTCACGGTAACGAGAGAGGGGCTGGAGGCCGCCGAACGGATCGTGGATCACGTCGGCAATCGGTACGACGAGCGCGACGATATCGGACAGGTCGCGTGGCCGTACGTCCGGGATCTGCTCGATGCACTCCCGGATCGTTCGAGAGTCTACGTCGCCCGAGATTCCACTGGAGAGTACCTCAGCGGCATCATCACGCTCATCTCTGACGGTATGGTGTACTTCTGGCAGGGAGGCGTCAGTGAAAGCTACGAAACAACTGACGACGGTGACGGCAGCACCGTCAGCGTGAACTCGTTAGTACATCGGACGATCATCGAGGACACCCTGATGGACCCGGAGTTCTCGAACGTCGGCTACTACGACCTGGTCGGTGCGAACACCCGCCGACTGTGCGCGTACAAATCGAAGTTCGGCGGGCAGCTATCCCCGTACTACGTCGTCGAATCCTCGGGCATGAGTACGACACTCGCGAAAGCAGGCTACCGGTTTCTGACCCGTCACCGGTAG
- a CDS encoding DUF7344 domain-containing protein has product MANPEKTDRRAASSSDSRLSEDRFYDALSSVQRRRVLYHLLEEGETPIEELATVLTGWEATQRGTMSTPADHTKHHLALHHIHLPLLAEAGLVAWDRESGAVTPESLEPLVRDIVRRSVEASRS; this is encoded by the coding sequence ATGGCCAATCCCGAAAAGACCGATCGAAGAGCCGCCAGTAGCAGCGACTCACGGCTGTCCGAGGACCGGTTCTACGACGCGCTCTCGTCGGTCCAGCGACGCCGGGTGCTGTATCACTTGCTCGAAGAAGGGGAGACCCCGATCGAGGAACTCGCCACTGTGCTCACGGGATGGGAGGCCACCCAAAGAGGAACGATGAGCACCCCAGCCGATCACACGAAGCACCATCTCGCGCTCCACCATATCCATCTACCGTTGCTCGCCGAGGCAGGCCTGGTAGCCTGGGACCGCGAGAGCGGGGCAGTCACGCCCGAGTCGCTCGAACCTCTCGTCCGGGATATCGTCCGCCGGAGTGTCGAAGCCAGCCGTTCGTGA
- a CDS encoding DUF7344 domain-containing protein: MSSIGQATKEALEDATSSVASEKSETEDETVVEEPAEPAPDLSVDIIFEVLKNERRRRVIQYLQANEGPAKLGTVAEHIAALENDKDESAISYDERKRVYVGLYQCHLPKMDDMGVIDFNRARGRMELTDQAQQLDPYLQGPVSRRPWYHYYGMIVLGGLGMYAAVLAQIAPSILTPQVVLGGVLAAMAVCTVFHSFDETSQDAPDLSLQSR, from the coding sequence ATGAGTAGTATTGGTCAGGCTACCAAAGAGGCGCTGGAAGATGCGACATCGAGTGTGGCCTCCGAGAAGAGCGAAACCGAAGACGAAACGGTAGTCGAGGAGCCAGCCGAACCAGCGCCTGATCTCTCGGTCGACATCATCTTCGAGGTTCTCAAGAACGAGCGCAGGCGGCGAGTGATCCAGTACCTGCAAGCGAACGAGGGCCCGGCGAAACTCGGGACTGTCGCCGAACACATCGCGGCGCTGGAAAACGACAAGGACGAGTCGGCAATCTCCTACGACGAGCGCAAGCGCGTCTACGTCGGCCTGTATCAGTGCCATCTTCCGAAGATGGACGACATGGGGGTCATCGACTTCAACCGGGCGCGCGGCCGGATGGAGCTGACCGATCAGGCCCAGCAGCTCGATCCCTACCTGCAGGGACCTGTGTCGCGCCGCCCGTGGTATCACTACTACGGTATGATCGTGCTCGGCGGTCTGGGGATGTACGCCGCGGTGCTCGCACAGATCGCACCGTCGATACTGACGCCACAGGTGGTTCTCGGCGGTGTACTCGCCGCGATGGCCGTGTGTACGGTCTTTCACTCGTTCGACGAAACGTCACAGGACGCCCCGGACCTATCGCTGCAGTCGCGATAG
- a CDS encoding lipid II:glycine glycyltransferase FemX, which yields MTIEIASAEGLTPAEWNGLVERARYTDAMHQWEALAVIARETDSTVHRLIGYKGQEPVGVFPVFERRYGPITAVFSPPPGLRIVYLGPGLLNMDKLTQRKTERRQRAFIDGVLAWIDERIDPSYIHVRTTPGYPDVRPFTWNDCAVSPTYTYHLDITGPESDLLDRFSRDARTNIRDAAATDYDVDERGPGAIDRIVKQVRSRYAAQDVPYDVTPSFVRELYEQTPDGTIRPFTCRVDGSFVGGILTVAFGDTIARWQGGVKPDADRDFPVNDVLDWEVLCAGREIGCTTYDLVGANTPRINRYKSKFGPRLTPFYEIERASLLGSLAARLYKHRK from the coding sequence ATGACCATCGAGATCGCGAGCGCGGAGGGACTGACGCCCGCAGAGTGGAACGGCCTCGTCGAACGCGCGCGCTACACCGACGCGATGCACCAGTGGGAAGCGCTGGCGGTCATCGCGAGAGAGACCGACAGCACTGTCCACCGGTTGATCGGATACAAGGGTCAGGAGCCTGTGGGAGTCTTCCCGGTATTCGAACGACGCTATGGACCGATAACGGCAGTCTTCTCCCCGCCGCCGGGGCTCCGGATCGTCTATCTCGGTCCCGGGCTGCTCAACATGGACAAACTCACGCAGCGAAAGACCGAGCGGCGCCAGCGGGCGTTCATCGACGGCGTCCTGGCGTGGATCGACGAGCGCATCGATCCTAGCTACATCCACGTCCGGACCACGCCGGGATACCCGGACGTCCGCCCGTTCACCTGGAACGACTGTGCGGTGTCCCCGACCTACACCTATCACCTCGATATCACCGGCCCGGAGTCGGACCTCCTCGATCGGTTCAGTCGGGACGCCCGCACCAACATCAGGGACGCCGCGGCGACCGACTACGACGTCGACGAGCGTGGCCCGGGGGCGATCGACCGGATCGTCAAGCAGGTCCGCTCGCGCTATGCGGCCCAGGACGTTCCCTACGACGTGACACCCTCGTTCGTCCGGGAGCTGTACGAGCAAACACCCGACGGAACGATTCGCCCCTTTACCTGCCGCGTTGACGGATCGTTCGTCGGCGGCATCCTGACCGTGGCGTTCGGCGACACCATCGCCCGCTGGCAGGGTGGTGTCAAACCCGACGCAGATCGGGACTTCCCGGTCAACGACGTGCTGGACTGGGAAGTGCTGTGCGCCGGGCGGGAGATCGGTTGCACGACGTACGATCTCGTCGGCGCGAACACCCCCCGTATCAACCGCTACAAGTCGAAATTCGGGCCGAGACTGACACCGTTCTACGAAATCGAGCGGGCCTCCTTGCTCGGCTCACTTGCAGCACGGCTGTACAAACACCGGAAGTGA
- a CDS encoding antibiotic ABC transporter permease, giving the protein MTKQRARVGSIDPSAAGPHLTDREVVSLLRKTLAYSRRHDYTGWDYGDGMSSRLLQALPIESKWLNIAFQETVKRPPINLRPLFLVEQRRNFKGTALFAMANRTCYQLTDGAGEHTDLDVRAETIRLLDWLLDNQCPGYSGFCGGHQHRLQHLNGQVGDPTDPDVVSTSYAVRALLSNADLGDRYLQAARSAAQFVVEDLDYREVEDGAIIDYHLNHGDHYTINAGALGARLFLDLYVAVGDETHLDRATALLDHIAGLQTDRGGWYYRDPADASHLSMDTHHNGFVIESFQRYAEVADDARYTDTLDRALPFYRSLFEADGAPRFDESAAYPRDIHAATQGILVFTYAGEFGRARTVIQWVLDNLYVGDGRYYFRKHRFYTQRITLMRWCQAWMAYALAEHLRVTSQEPPQRRRQLPLASCQHRE; this is encoded by the coding sequence ATGACTAAACAGCGCGCTCGAGTCGGCTCAATCGACCCATCAGCTGCAGGCCCCCATCTCACGGACCGGGAAGTGGTTTCACTACTTCGGAAGACACTGGCGTACAGTCGCCGCCACGACTACACAGGCTGGGACTACGGGGACGGGATGAGTAGTCGACTCCTGCAGGCACTCCCTATCGAGAGCAAGTGGCTGAACATCGCGTTCCAGGAGACCGTCAAGCGACCGCCGATCAACCTCAGGCCGCTGTTTCTGGTCGAACAGCGCCGCAACTTCAAGGGAACGGCCCTGTTCGCGATGGCCAACCGAACGTGCTACCAGCTCACTGACGGGGCAGGTGAGCACACAGATCTCGACGTGCGAGCGGAAACGATTCGACTGCTGGACTGGTTGCTCGACAACCAGTGTCCCGGCTACAGCGGGTTCTGTGGCGGACACCAGCACCGACTGCAGCATCTCAACGGGCAAGTCGGGGACCCAACCGATCCGGACGTGGTGTCGACGTCCTACGCCGTTCGGGCGTTACTCTCGAACGCGGACCTCGGGGATCGCTATCTGCAGGCGGCCCGCAGTGCCGCTCAGTTCGTCGTCGAGGACCTCGACTACCGTGAGGTCGAGGACGGCGCGATCATCGATTATCACCTAAACCACGGCGATCACTACACGATCAACGCCGGTGCACTCGGAGCCCGCCTGTTTCTGGACCTCTACGTGGCCGTCGGCGACGAGACGCATCTCGACCGGGCGACGGCTCTGCTGGATCACATCGCCGGATTGCAGACCGATCGCGGCGGATGGTACTATCGCGACCCGGCCGATGCGTCCCATCTCTCGATGGATACCCATCACAACGGCTTCGTCATCGAGTCCTTCCAGCGATACGCCGAGGTCGCCGACGACGCTCGCTACACGGACACGCTCGATCGAGCGCTACCGTTCTATCGGTCACTGTTCGAGGCCGACGGTGCGCCGCGCTTCGACGAGTCCGCAGCGTACCCGCGGGACATCCACGCAGCCACCCAGGGAATCCTCGTGTTCACCTACGCCGGGGAGTTCGGCAGGGCGCGGACCGTCATTCAGTGGGTCCTCGACAACCTCTACGTCGGTGATGGGCGGTACTACTTCCGGAAGCATCGCTTCTACACGCAGCGGATCACACTCATGCGATGGTGCCAGGCCTGGATGGCCTACGCGCTCGCAGAACACCTCCGTGTCACCAGCCAGGAACCGCCACAGCGACGCCGGCAGTTACCGCTCGCGTCCTGCCAGCACAGGGAGTAG
- a CDS encoding alkaline phosphatase family protein, with product MDNRDSGVRTVVFGLDAACHSVLDRLPEDAVPTLRSIFEAGVDAPLRSQVPPWTPSAWPSIYTGMNPGKHGIFDFLSFDGYEWDVVNATHCRERPIWELLDRYGFRSVVVNVPVTHPPTAFDGALVPGYMAPESPTCHPAGLFDELEDAIGSYRIYPDESEGEHGYTAAVSSRGAAFRYLADRFDPDFGFLQFQATDTVFHDRPDDWETIEAIYRAVDTEIQLVLDACDPDNVFVVSDHGMGPLAGVEFRANDFLAGRGDVRTVAGGDGMPTWSTVRDSELKAGGDAADPPRREQVAALRDSALAAAVSTAARLGLTSQRIGRALERVGLAETVARAVPTSVIRSGTERVDFPNSAAYMRSRTECGIRLNLVGREPDGVVPPAEYETVRAELIAVLREVEAPDGSSLFEGVLPREAVFEGPQTERAVDIVLVPAGFEHFLSAEIRGSVFGRPTESWNHKLDGLVAARGEAIDASQSLEGATLLDIAPTVLATFDVPADRRMDGTVLRIVEGVGRQDYPDPQRATRTTTDDATVEQRLTDLGYIE from the coding sequence ATGGACAATCGGGATAGCGGCGTGCGGACGGTCGTCTTTGGCCTCGACGCCGCGTGTCACAGCGTTCTCGATCGACTCCCCGAGGACGCGGTCCCGACGCTCCGTTCGATATTCGAGGCCGGTGTCGACGCCCCCCTGCGGTCACAGGTGCCTCCCTGGACACCCAGCGCGTGGCCCTCCATCTATACAGGGATGAATCCGGGCAAACACGGAATCTTCGACTTCCTGTCCTTCGATGGATACGAGTGGGACGTCGTCAACGCCACCCACTGCCGAGAACGACCGATCTGGGAACTGCTCGATCGTTACGGGTTCCGTAGCGTCGTCGTAAACGTCCCGGTGACACATCCGCCGACGGCGTTCGACGGCGCGCTGGTGCCCGGGTATATGGCTCCAGAATCGCCGACGTGCCATCCGGCCGGTCTCTTCGATGAACTGGAAGACGCGATCGGATCCTATCGAATCTATCCCGACGAGTCTGAGGGCGAGCACGGATACACGGCCGCTGTCTCCTCTCGGGGCGCGGCGTTTCGCTACCTCGCCGATCGGTTCGACCCGGACTTCGGCTTCCTGCAGTTTCAGGCGACGGACACGGTCTTTCACGATCGGCCGGACGACTGGGAGACCATCGAGGCGATCTACCGTGCGGTCGACACCGAAATACAGCTGGTACTGGACGCCTGCGATCCGGACAACGTCTTCGTCGTCAGCGACCACGGGATGGGACCGCTCGCGGGCGTCGAGTTCCGCGCCAACGACTTCCTCGCCGGGCGCGGGGACGTTCGGACCGTTGCAGGCGGTGACGGGATGCCGACCTGGTCGACGGTTCGTGACAGCGAGCTGAAAGCCGGCGGGGACGCGGCGGATCCGCCGCGCCGGGAGCAGGTGGCGGCACTGCGGGACAGCGCCCTGGCAGCCGCGGTCAGTACGGCCGCTCGCCTCGGACTCACGAGTCAGCGGATCGGTCGCGCACTCGAGCGCGTCGGGCTCGCCGAGACGGTTGCTCGCGCGGTTCCGACGAGCGTGATCAGATCCGGCACCGAGCGGGTCGACTTCCCGAACTCGGCCGCGTACATGCGCTCCAGAACCGAGTGCGGGATCCGCCTCAATCTCGTCGGGCGCGAGCCGGACGGCGTCGTCCCGCCCGCGGAGTATGAGACCGTCCGGGCCGAACTGATCGCGGTGCTCCGTGAGGTCGAGGCTCCCGACGGCTCCTCCCTGTTCGAGGGGGTTCTGCCGCGAGAAGCGGTGTTCGAGGGGCCACAGACCGAGCGGGCGGTCGACATCGTCCTCGTCCCGGCGGGGTTCGAGCACTTCCTGTCGGCGGAGATCCGGGGCTCGGTGTTCGGCCGACCGACCGAATCCTGGAACCACAAGCTGGACGGTCTCGTCGCCGCTCGAGGCGAGGCGATCGACGCGAGCCAGTCGCTCGAGGGGGCGACGCTGCTCGATATCGCGCCGACCGTCCTCGCGACGTTCGATGTCCCGGCCGACCGACGGATGGACGGGACGGTGCTACGGATCGTCGAGGGGGTTGGCCGGCAGGACTATCCCGACCCACAGCGGGCCACGCGGACCACGACCGACGACGCGACCGTCGAGCAACGCCTGACAGATCTGGGCTACATAGAATGA
- a CDS encoding antibiotic ABC transporter permease — MDQKQVTPSGESHAVSTDVVTLCRDVLAYSRERDYTGWDYVDGLSSEFVQRLPIENRYLNLAVQEGIKRAPVNLRPYFRVEQRRSYLGAALFAMANIDMYRLTGEDRYAREATALVSWLDSEQVEGFSGYAGGGHRHPIQSLGRDTASTPGESSGVVSATLGAEAFLRYDETFDAPEYAELAHSAADFVIEDLEYTAVDEGAHINYIPRDTDAYTLNANALGARLLVNLYARFDEDRLLDAAREIMDYVASKQAINGGWMYMDPPSASHLSMDNFHNGFIIESLLRYRAVTDSDRYDPTIQRAREFYREQLFEADGAPNWDESSTYPRDIHAAAQGIIVFTELGEFAFARRIIDWARDTLYAGGGQFYYQQRRFYTKRFTLMRWCQAWMAYALSTYAAASETAR, encoded by the coding sequence ATGGATCAAAAGCAGGTCACACCGTCAGGAGAATCACACGCCGTCTCGACCGACGTCGTTACCCTCTGTCGAGACGTGCTCGCGTATTCGCGCGAGCGAGACTACACCGGCTGGGATTACGTCGACGGGTTGAGTAGCGAGTTCGTCCAGCGACTCCCCATCGAGAACAGGTACCTCAATCTCGCCGTCCAGGAAGGCATCAAGCGTGCGCCCGTCAATCTGCGCCCGTACTTCCGCGTCGAGCAGCGGCGCAGCTACCTGGGGGCAGCGCTGTTCGCGATGGCGAACATCGATATGTACCGGCTCACCGGGGAGGACCGATACGCCCGGGAAGCGACGGCTCTCGTCTCCTGGCTGGACAGCGAGCAAGTCGAGGGGTTCAGCGGCTACGCGGGCGGCGGTCACCGACACCCGATCCAGAGTCTGGGGCGTGACACGGCCTCGACGCCCGGAGAGAGCTCGGGCGTCGTCTCGGCGACGCTCGGTGCGGAGGCGTTCCTCCGGTACGACGAGACGTTCGATGCGCCCGAATACGCCGAACTCGCACACTCGGCCGCCGACTTCGTCATCGAAGACCTCGAGTACACGGCGGTCGATGAGGGTGCACATATCAATTACATCCCAAGAGACACGGATGCGTACACGCTCAACGCCAACGCACTGGGCGCTCGCCTGCTCGTGAACCTGTATGCGCGGTTCGACGAGGACCGGTTGCTCGACGCCGCGAGAGAGATTATGGACTACGTCGCCTCGAAACAGGCCATAAACGGCGGGTGGATGTACATGGACCCGCCCTCGGCGTCTCACCTCTCGATGGACAACTTCCACAACGGGTTCATCATCGAATCGCTCCTGCGCTATCGGGCGGTGACTGACTCGGACCGGTATGATCCGACAATCCAGCGTGCCCGGGAGTTCTACCGGGAGCAGCTGTTCGAGGCCGACGGTGCTCCGAACTGGGACGAATCGAGCACGTACCCCCGTGACATCCACGCGGCCGCGCAGGGGATCATCGTGTTCACCGAACTGGGCGAGTTCGCGTTCGCCCGCCGGATCATCGACTGGGCGCGGGACACGCTCTACGCCGGTGGCGGTCAGTTCTACTACCAGCAGCGGCGGTTCTACACGAAACGGTTCACCCTCATGCGGTGGTGTCAGGCCTGGATGGCTTACGCGCTCTCGACGTACGCCGCGGCAAGCGAAACCGCCCGGTAG
- a CDS encoding carboxylate--amine ligase: MAKPEPNQNTVVVPAGIDPGKSYSCVRSLSRAGLDTIVASEYDDLPAAASRSCDESISIPPISADLEAYKDALVGIAARPDVDTILPIRPQDPYVFAKYRSEFEQYVDLVVPSFDTLRLCHDRLRLAEAAREAGVPTAETRLLGDVDDWDSDLIIKARYNLLADEYLGQDTSVIPGTVKTVEFVRDGTVPDTDAIREAMYHEPVVQEYIHSAGKYVFGALYDHGDALATFQHRQIRGDSYTHGGGVYRKSVDIPELESTGRALLDSLEWHGLACIEYMEDARTGEFKFIEINPRLWQSTNCAIQAGADFPVYYWLQSQGRSDEIDSDYETGVGTHTLYGEMKYFRSLFQEESPFVERPSPPVELLKILASFAETPNFDDFHADDPLPAVVGVKRLVESQLL; encoded by the coding sequence ATGGCAAAGCCGGAGCCGAACCAGAACACGGTCGTCGTGCCCGCGGGAATCGATCCCGGGAAGAGTTACTCCTGTGTGCGGTCGCTGTCGCGTGCCGGTCTCGACACGATCGTCGCATCGGAGTACGATGATCTTCCCGCCGCTGCGTCGCGGAGCTGTGACGAATCGATATCGATTCCGCCGATCTCGGCGGACCTGGAGGCGTACAAGGACGCGCTCGTCGGGATTGCCGCCAGGCCGGACGTCGATACGATCCTCCCGATACGGCCCCAGGACCCGTACGTCTTCGCGAAATACAGATCGGAGTTCGAACAGTACGTCGATCTCGTCGTCCCGTCGTTCGATACTTTGCGGCTCTGTCACGACAGACTCCGTCTGGCAGAAGCAGCCCGGGAAGCCGGCGTCCCGACGGCTGAGACGCGGTTGCTCGGCGACGTGGATGATTGGGACTCCGATCTGATAATCAAAGCCCGGTACAACCTCCTGGCGGACGAGTACCTCGGTCAAGATACGAGTGTGATCCCCGGCACAGTCAAAACGGTCGAGTTCGTTCGGGACGGAACAGTCCCGGACACCGACGCGATCAGGGAGGCGATGTACCACGAACCGGTCGTGCAGGAGTACATCCACAGCGCCGGGAAGTACGTCTTCGGTGCGCTGTACGATCACGGCGACGCGCTGGCGACGTTCCAGCACCGACAGATCCGCGGCGATTCGTACACTCACGGCGGCGGTGTCTACCGGAAATCGGTCGACATCCCGGAACTCGAATCGACCGGGCGGGCGTTGCTCGACAGCCTCGAGTGGCACGGGCTCGCCTGTATCGAGTACATGGAGGACGCCCGAACGGGCGAGTTCAAATTCATCGAGATCAACCCGCGGCTGTGGCAGTCGACCAACTGTGCGATCCAGGCGGGAGCGGACTTTCCGGTATATTACTGGCTCCAGTCGCAGGGACGCTCGGACGAGATCGACAGCGACTACGAGACCGGCGTCGGAACCCACACGCTGTACGGGGAGATGAAATACTTCCGCAGCCTGTTTCAGGAAGAGTCGCCGTTCGTCGAGCGCCCGTCACCGCCTGTTGAACTGCTGAAGATACTCGCGTCATTCGCCGAAACGCCGAATTTCGACGACTTCCACGCCGACGACCCGCTCCCGGCTGTCGTCGGCGTCAAGCGTCTCGTCGAGAGCCAGCTGCTGTAG
- a CDS encoding DICT sensory domain-containing protein: MFESYFQEFQATDYRLTVYRSDGPTDIEEWFDAHGVTVEHRHLPPGGPDPFVALEADGEFVGSLGVTALEGLLEPPLVRPTEREGVAAGYSAVFDLIDDTLVRGMTRRELLAVSREIEDRAYRVGRGTLRVSFQALSTFESQADVYRTLATDTDLDIHIYGVADWNPPGIQGVTYHGRPAEGIDRHWVLAFDGGTDVTQACGLLAREQADGYDGVWTNDPEQVAEIATTLAESGADE, translated from the coding sequence ATGTTCGAGTCGTACTTCCAGGAGTTCCAAGCCACTGATTACCGGCTCACAGTCTATCGAAGCGATGGGCCAACCGACATCGAGGAGTGGTTCGACGCACACGGCGTCACCGTCGAACACCGCCACCTGCCTCCGGGCGGTCCGGACCCGTTCGTCGCCCTCGAGGCGGACGGCGAGTTCGTGGGATCGCTGGGAGTCACGGCACTCGAAGGGTTGCTCGAACCGCCGCTCGTCCGGCCGACCGAGCGCGAGGGGGTCGCGGCGGGCTACAGCGCTGTCTTCGATCTGATCGACGACACGCTGGTCAGAGGAATGACTCGACGCGAACTGCTCGCGGTCAGTCGGGAGATCGAAGACCGCGCCTATCGCGTCGGACGCGGGACGCTCCGGGTGAGCTTCCAGGCGCTCTCGACGTTCGAGTCCCAGGCCGACGTGTATCGAACGCTCGCGACCGACACGGACCTCGACATTCACATCTACGGCGTCGCCGACTGGAACCCACCGGGGATCCAGGGAGTCACCTACCACGGCCGGCCAGCCGAGGGGATCGACCGCCACTGGGTCCTCGCGTTCGACGGCGGGACTGACGTGACGCAGGCCTGTGGACTGCTCGCACGGGAGCAAGCGGACGGATACGACGGGGTCTGGACCAACGATCCCGAGCAGGTTGCGGAGATCGCGACGACCCTCGCCGAGAGTGGTGCCGACGAATGA